TCGCCGACATCCTCCCTGGTGAGCAGGGCGGCGGCCGCCTGGAGGTGCCCGGCGCGCAGCCGGCGCGCCGGCGCGCAGCCCGCCAGGTGCGCGGCCAGGTACCCGGCGGCGAACGCGTCACCGGCGCCGACCGGCTCGACCACCTCCACGCGCAGCCCCTCCTGGAACGTCGAAACACCGCCCTCCACCACGGTCGCGCCGCGCGCGCCCTGCTTGACCACCAGCGTCGTCGGGTTCGGCAGCAGCGCGCGCAGGCCGTCCGGGTCGCCGGTCCCCCACACGGCCTCGGCCTCGTCGGACCCGACCAGCACCACGTCGGCGGCGTCGGCCAGCTCGCGCAGCACCGCCGGGTCCCGGTCGCGCCACAGCGCGGGCCGCCAGTTGAGGTCGAACGAGACCGGCACCCGCCGCGGCCGCGCCAGCACCGCGCGCAGCAGGGCCAGGCAGCTGTCGGACAGCGCCGCGGTGATGCCGGTGACGTGCACCAGCGCCACGTCGTCGGTCACCAGCCCGGCCGACACCTCGGGGCCCATCGCCGAGGCCGCCGAGCCGCGCCGGTAGTAGCGCACGGGGCTGCCCGCCGCGTTGGCCTCCTTGACGTACAGGCCGGTCGGGCGGTCGGGGTCGACCCGCACGCCGCCCACGTCCACGCCGGCGCCGCCGACCGCGTCGAGCACCGCGCCGCCGAAGGCGTCGTCGCCGACCGCGCCGACCCACCGGCTGCGCACGCCGAGCCGGGCGAGGTGGACGGCCACGTTGGACTCGGCGCCGCCGATCGCCCGCAGCCACGTGCGCACCCCGCGCACCGGGCCGGGCGCGGCGGGCACCAGCACCGCCATGGTCTCGCCCAGGCACACCACGCACCCCGGTAGCTCGAACCGCATCCGCGCTCCTCCTGACGGTGACGTTCGCTGGGCGGCGCAGCTCCTCGGCGGGGGCTGCTCGATTGACGGGGCGGCGAGCGAATGTTACACACTTCGACATCACATCGCGCAATAGCCGTTGCGACATGTGCAACGTGAGGAGCGAGCACGTGGACCTCGACGCAGTGGCCGCCATCCGCCGCGAACGGGTGGACTGGCGGTTCAAGGGCCTGCCCGCCGACGTGTTCGGCGAGACGGTGGAGGAGGTGGCCGCCCGCCGCCTCGACCTGTTCGCCGACGGGTTCGTCGGGCCGCTGGTGGTGCTGGACGCCGCGGCCCTGGAGCACAACCTGGCCACCATGGCGCGGTGGTGCGCCGAGCGCGGCGTGCTGCTCGCACCGCACGGCAAGACGACCATGGCCCCCCAGCTGTTCGCGCGCCAGTTGGCGCACGGCGCGTGGGGCATCACCGCGGCCAACACCAGCCAGCTGCGCGTCTACCGGGCGTTCGGGGTGCCGCGGGTGCTGCTGGCCAACCAGCTCGTGGACCCGGCCGGGCTGCGGTGGCTGGCGGGCGAGCTGGCCGCCGATCCCTCGTTCGAGTTCACCTGCTGGGTGGACTCCACCGCGGGCGTCGCGCGGATGACCGAGGCCCTGGGCTCCCCCGCCCGGCCGGTGGACGTGCTGGTCGAGCTGGGCGCGCCCGGCGGCCGGACCGGTGCCCGCGACCTGGCCACCGCGGTGGAGGTGGCGCGGGCCGCGCACGCCAGCCCCGCGCTGCGGCTGGTCGGCGTCGGCGGCTACGAGGGCGCGCTCGCGCACGACGCGTCGGACGGGGCGCGGTCCACCGTGGACGGCTACCTGGACGGCCTGCGCGCGCTGGCCCTGGAGATCCACCGGCTGTTCGAGGTGGACGAGCCGATCGTGACCGCGGGCGGCAGCGCGTACTTCGACCAGGTGGCCGCGAAGATCACCGGTTCGTGGCCGTTCCCGGTGCGGCCGGTGCTGCGCAGCGGCGCGTACGTCACCCACGACGACGGCTTCTACCGGGCGATCTCGCCGCTGGGCCGCACGCCCGGCGCGGAGCCGTTCCGCAGCGCGCTGCGGGCCTGGGCGCAGGTCACCTCGCGCCCGCAGGACGACCTGGCGCTGCTGACCCTGGGCAAGCGCGACGCCTCGTTCGACGAGGGCCTGCCCGAGCCGCAGGTGGTGCGCGGCCGCGACGGCGCCGTGCGGCCGTTCGACGCCGAGGTCACCGCGCTGAACGACCAGCACGCGTTCGTGCGGCTGCCCGCGGGTTCCGACGTCGAGGTGGGCGACTGGGTGGGCCTGGGCCTGTCCCACCCGTGCACGGTGTTCGACAAGTGGCAGCTGCTCCCGGTGGTCGAGGGCACCACCGTGGTCGACCTGGTGCGCACCTACTTCTAGGGAGGGTGGCCGTGGACATCGTCTTCAGGGGTGCGCGGGTGGTGGACGGCACCGGCGCGCCCGCCTACCGGGCGGACGTGGGCGTGCTCGACGGGCGGATCGCGGAAATCGGCGACCGGCTCGACGGGCGGCGGGTGGTCGACGCCGACGGCCGCGTGCTCGCGCCGGGGTTCATCGACATGCACTCGCACTCCGACCTCCAGGTGCTGGCCAACCCCGAGCACCTGGCCAAGGTCACCCAGGGCGTGACCACGGAGGTGCTGGGCCAGGACGGGCTGTCCTACGCGCCCGTGGACGACGACGTGCTGGCCGCGCTGCGCGCCCAGCTCGCCGGGTGGAACGACGACCCGGCCGGGTTCGACTGGGACTGGCGCTCGGTCGGCGAGTACCTGGACCGGCTGGACCGGGGCATCGCGGTCAACGCCGCCTACCTCGTGCCCCAGGGCACGCTGCGGATGCTGTGCGTGGGCTACGAGGACCGGCCCGCCACGCCCGCCGAGCTGGACCGGATGCGCGAGGTGCTGGCGCGGTCGCTGCGCGAGGGCGCGCTGGGCATGTCCTCGGGCCTGACCTACACCCCCGGCATGTACGCCGACACCGCCGAGCTGACCGAGCTGTGCCGCGTGGTCGGCGAGCTGGGCGGGTTCTACAGCCCGCACCACCGCAGCTACGGCGCCGGCGCGCTGGAGGCGTACGCGGAGATGGTGCGCGTGTCGCGGGACTCCGGCTGCCCGCTGCACCTGGCCCACGCCACGATGAACTTCGAGGTCAACCGGGGCCGGGCGGGCGAGCTGCTGGCGCTGCTGGACGAGGCGATCGCGGCGGGCGCGGACATCACCCTGGACACCTACCCGTACCTGCCCGGCGCGACCTACCTGTCCGCGCTGCTGCCCAGCTGGGCCGGCGAGGGCGGGCCGGACGCCACGCTCGCCCGGCTGTCCGATGTGGACACCCGCGAGCGCATCCGGGTGGAGATCGAGGAAACCGGCTCCGACGGGTGCCACGGCGTGCCGGTGGACTGGTCGACCATCGAGGTCAACGGCGTGCGGCGGGCCGAGAACGCGCACCTGGTCGGGCTGTCCGTGGCCGAGGCCGCCCGCCGGGCCGGGCGCCCGCCCGCCGAGCT
This portion of the Saccharothrix syringae genome encodes:
- a CDS encoding sugar kinase; the protein is MRFELPGCVVCLGETMAVLVPAAPGPVRGVRTWLRAIGGAESNVAVHLARLGVRSRWVGAVGDDAFGGAVLDAVGGAGVDVGGVRVDPDRPTGLYVKEANAAGSPVRYYRRGSAASAMGPEVSAGLVTDDVALVHVTGITAALSDSCLALLRAVLARPRRVPVSFDLNWRPALWRDRDPAVLRELADAADVVLVGSDEAEAVWGTGDPDGLRALLPNPTTLVVKQGARGATVVEGGVSTFQEGLRVEVVEPVGAGDAFAAGYLAAHLAGCAPARRLRAGHLQAAAALLTREDVGEPLPPEVTAPLLDADPATWAAAHLRRRR
- a CDS encoding amino acid deaminase, with the translated sequence MCNVRSEHVDLDAVAAIRRERVDWRFKGLPADVFGETVEEVAARRLDLFADGFVGPLVVLDAAALEHNLATMARWCAERGVLLAPHGKTTMAPQLFARQLAHGAWGITAANTSQLRVYRAFGVPRVLLANQLVDPAGLRWLAGELAADPSFEFTCWVDSTAGVARMTEALGSPARPVDVLVELGAPGGRTGARDLATAVEVARAAHASPALRLVGVGGYEGALAHDASDGARSTVDGYLDGLRALALEIHRLFEVDEPIVTAGGSAYFDQVAAKITGSWPFPVRPVLRSGAYVTHDDGFYRAISPLGRTPGAEPFRSALRAWAQVTSRPQDDLALLTLGKRDASFDEGLPEPQVVRGRDGAVRPFDAEVTALNDQHAFVRLPAGSDVEVGDWVGLGLSHPCTVFDKWQLLPVVEGTTVVDLVRTYF
- a CDS encoding N-acyl-D-amino-acid deacylase family protein; protein product: MDIVFRGARVVDGTGAPAYRADVGVLDGRIAEIGDRLDGRRVVDADGRVLAPGFIDMHSHSDLQVLANPEHLAKVTQGVTTEVLGQDGLSYAPVDDDVLAALRAQLAGWNDDPAGFDWDWRSVGEYLDRLDRGIAVNAAYLVPQGTLRMLCVGYEDRPATPAELDRMREVLARSLREGALGMSSGLTYTPGMYADTAELTELCRVVGELGGFYSPHHRSYGAGALEAYAEMVRVSRDSGCPLHLAHATMNFEVNRGRAGELLALLDEAIAAGADITLDTYPYLPGATYLSALLPSWAGEGGPDATLARLSDVDTRERIRVEIEETGSDGCHGVPVDWSTIEVNGVRRAENAHLVGLSVAEAARRAGRPPAELYFDVLVSERLGTSCLMHVGHEDNVRAIMRHPAHTGGSDGLLVGDRPHPRAWGTFPRYLGRYARELGVLGLEECVHHLTGRAARRLRLADRGLVREGYAADLVLFDPDTVADTATFDEPRQAAAGITHVVVNGVPVVDEGGRTDALPGKSLRNPGSRA